The segment GCGTCAGGCGAAGGAGCAGGGGCTGCGTATGCGCGCCTACATCGGACACGGCGCCGGCCACAGCCAGATCGACAAGCTGAAGGAGACTTTCGGCGCCAAGGAGATCGAAGGCTTCCACACCCTCGACCCCATCGCCTCCCAGCTCCTCGATCCCAAGAAGCTGAAGCCCGGCGTCGCCGAGCTGACCGCCGAGATGGTCAGGCGCTACAAGACGCTCCCGGGCGTGGACAAGGACGTGGCCGACCGCGCCATCGCGCCTCACGTCTCGATGGGCTTCAACAACATGTGGATCCTGCTCAACGACGTTGTGCCCCGGGCGATCACCAAGTACGGAGGCTTCGGACCGGAGGCGCTGGCCAAGGCGGCCCGCGACACCGACATCCCGGAGGGCGGCACCATGCAGGGCTACGGCGTGAAGTTCAACCCGCCGGGCCACCGCTTCGCCGGGCAGAACGAGCGCTCATTCCCGGCGGTGTTCGAGATCATCGAGAGCAAGTTCGAGCTGGTGTACCCCAAGACCGTGGCGACCGCCCAGCCCCTCCTGCCGCTGCCGGCGTCCTCGCCGCTTGCGGCTCGCTGACCTGAGCCTCCTCGCGGGCCGGGGTGCGGAGCACCGCCCCCCGGCCCGCACGCTGCCCGCCTCGTGCTAACCGTCACCGGGGTCACCAAGCGCTTCGGGGGATTCACCGCGCTCAACCAGGTGTCCTTCGATGTGCGCGAGGGCGAGATCCTCGGGCTGATCGGCCCCAACGGCTCCGGGAAAACCACGCTGTTCAACTGCGTCTCGGGCGCGCTGCCGCCGACGGCGGGCTCTATCCGGTTCCGCGGCGACGAGATCGGCGGCCTCACGCCCGACAGGATCTGCCACCGGGGCATCGCCCGCACCTTCCAGATCCCGCGCCCGTTCCGCAAGCTCTCCATCCTGGACAACGTGGCCGTGGCCGCCCACTACGGCACCAACCAGCCGAACACCGAGGCCGAGGCGCGCCAGCGGGCGCGGGAGATGCTGGAGTTGGTCGGCCTGCCCACCGACCCTGAGGCCGCCACCACGTTGCTCGGCGCCGGCGGGCTCAAGAAGCTCGAGCTGGCGCGGGCGCTCGCCACCGGGCCGAGCCTCCTCCTGGCCGACGAGAGCCTGGGCGGGCTCGACCCGTCGGAGATGCACGACGCGGCCGAGATGCTCAAGCGCATCCGCCGCGACCTCGGGATCACCATCGTCTGGGTCGAGCACATCATGGCGACCCTCATGCGCGTAGTGGACCGCATCGTGGTGCTGGACCACGGCGAGAAGATCGCCGAGGGGCCGCCGCTCGAGATCGCCGAGCACCCGCAGGTCATCGAAGCGTACCTCGGCGAAAAGGTGGTCCTCGCATGAGCATGCTCGAGCTCTCCGGCATCACGGCGGGCTACGGCCATTTCACGGCGCTCTGGGACGTGAGCCTGCGCGTGGCCGAGGGCGAGGCCGTGGCTGTCGTCGGCCCCAATGGAGCGGGCAAGACCACGCTCCTTCGCGTGATCTCCGGCCTGATCGCCCCGCGCTCGGGCCGCATCGCCTTCGAGGGCGCCGAGCTGGCGGGCCACCCCGCCCACGATATCGTGGCCCACGGCATCTCGCACGTGCCCGAGGGGCGCCGCCTCTTCCCCGGCCTCACCGTGGCGGACAACCTCAAGATGGGCGCCTTCCTGCCCGCGGCCCGCGCCCGATACCGCGAGAGCCTGGAGCGCGTCTATACGCTCTTTCCGGTCCTCGCCGAGCGCCAGAAGCAGCGCGCGGGCAGCATGTCGGGCGGCGAGCAGCAGATGCTCGCCATCGGCCGCGCGCTCATGTCGCAGCCCAAGATCATCCTCCTGGACGAGCCCTCGCTGGGCCTGGCGCCGGTGATGGTGTTGCGCGTCTTCGACCTGATTCGCCGGGTGCGCGAGGAGGGCTACACGATCCTCGTCGTCGAGCAGAACGTGCGCCAGGTGCTCAAGCTGGTGGACCGCGCCTACCTGCTGGAAGTCGGGCGGATCAAGATGGAGGGCCGGGCCGCGGAGCTCGCCGAGCAAGACTTTGTCCGCAAGGCGTACCTGGGAGTCTGACGACCCATGGAGCCGATCTTCCTCGTCGAGGCGGCGATCAACGGCATCCTGCTGGGAGGCGTCCTGGCGCTGCTCGCCCTCGGGCTGAACCTGATCTTCGGAGTGCTCGACATCGTCTGGATCGCCTACGTCGACCTGGTCATGCTGTGCATGTACGCCATCTACTTCTTCAACGTCGTGTACGGCTGGCCCATCTGGGCGGCGGGTCTGGTCTCACTCGCCGTCGGGACGCTCCTCGGCGTCGGCGTGCACCTTCTCATCATCTCTCCTATCCTGACTAGCGCCCCCATCAATCAACTACTGGCGACGGGCGGGCTCCTCTTCTTTCTCCAGTCGGTCGCCACGTTCCTGTGGACGACGGACCACAAGACCGTGCGCCTGAGCCTGCCGAGCTACGAGATCGCCGGGATCTTCCTGCCCGCCACGCGGATTATCCCCTTCGCTATCTCCATCCTCGCCGTGATCGCGCTCTACTTCTTCCTGACGCGCACCTACATCGGCACAGCCATCCGCGCGGTGTCCCAGGACCGCGACGCCATGTCGCTGATGGGCGCCAGCCCCCAGCGCATCTACATCGTCACCTCGGCCGTGGGCGGGCTCATGGCGGGACTGGCAGGGGCGCTGCTCATCTTCCAGTACTCCGTGCACCCCTTCTTCGGCGGGCAGTTCGGGCCGCTCACCTTCATGATCTGCGTGCTGGGCGGGTTGGGGAACATGGTCGGCGCCTTCATCGCCTCGTTCATCATGAGCGAGATCATCGCCATCGGCGGCGTGGTCATCTCGACCGAGATGGGGTACGTCATCGCCTTTGTCATCTTCATCGTGATGATGTTCGTCCGCCCGGGCGGCATCATGGCAAAGCGCGAATGAGCCGCGGCCGCTTCTTTGCAGGCGTGGTGCTCGGGGTCTTGGTCGTCGCCCCCTTCCTCCCCATGGGCGGCGTGCAGCAGTACGTGCTCCACGTGGTCATCCAGATATTCATCTGGTCCTTCATCGGCCAGGCCTGGTCCCTCATGGGCCGCTTCGGCCTGGTCTCCCTCGGCCACGGCGCATTTCTCGGCGTGGGTGCGTACACGACCACGCTCCTCTGGAACTTCTACTCGCTCACGCCGTGGATCGGCGCCCTGCTCGCGGTGGCGGCGTCGGTCGCGCTCGCGGTGGTGCTCGGCATCCCGTGCTTCCGCTTCCGCGTCATCGGCCACTACTTCGCGCTGGTCACGCTGGCGGTGGGCGAGGTCATCCGCCTCCTCATCATCGCCGAGCGCGACTGGACCGGTGGCTCGCTCGGCGCGAGCCTCAAGACCGCGGGCACCGCGTCCGGACTGTGGACACTCCAGTTCGCCGACAAGCGCGTGTTCTACTACGCCTCGCTGGCCATGTTTCTGGCCGGCCTCTGGGTCTGGGACCGCGTGGACCGGAGCATGGCGCGCTCCGCGCTCGAGGCCATCGGCGAGGATGAGACGGCGGCGGCCTCGGTCGGCATCCACGTGACGCGCTTCAAGCTCGGCATCACCGTGATCTCGGCCGCACTCACCGCGCTGGGCGGGGTCCTCTACGCGCAGTACATCTCCTACGTCAACCCGGACACGCTCTCGGGCATCGGCGTGTCGCTGAAGATCGTGTTCGCCGTGGTGCTGGGCGGCATGTACTCGCTGATGGGCCCGCTGGTGGGAACCGCGCTGACGACGGCCCTGTCCGAGGGGCTGCGCATCGCCTTCGGGCTCAAGTTCCTCGGGATGGCCGACACGATCTACGGCCTGCTGCTCATCATCTTCATCATCTTCCTGCCGTCGGGCATCTACGGCTCCATCCGCGACGCTATCCGCCGCCGCTCTACCGCGTCGAAGACCACCGCACCGGCGTAGATCCATTCGCGTGTCACGGGGTGCGGCTCTGTATCCGCGTGAAGTCATACGCGTGTCGCGGGAACCTGGGGCGCCGATCCACCCAGCCCTCGCCTCGCGGCCGAGCCGCTCAGCTCGAACTGCGACCCCCGAGAACCAACGGGGGTTCGGGGGGCATCCCCCGGCTCCCGCTCACCATGGTCCTCGCGACAATTGTCTGCGACCACATCGTCCGCGGGGGCCAAGTGCGCGTCGAAGTCGCCACCCGCGTAGCGCCCGGGAGGGGTCGGGGGTCGGGGATGCCCCCCGAACCCCCATGGCCGTCGGGGGTCGCAGTTCGAGCTGAGCGGCTCGGCCGCGAGGCGAGGGCTGAGTGGATCGGCGCCCCGGCCCCCGGCCTCTCGCGGGCGCGGTAAATGCCAGGTCTCCCCTTTCCGATCGCGGAGACGTCGGGCATAATCGGCGCCATGACAACGTGGGCGGTGTATCCGGACGGTGATCCGCCGAAGGCGGTCGCGGCGCTGGCGGAGCAGGTCGAGAAGGACGGTGGGCACGCGCTCGCGATCTACCGCGAGCCCGTCGGCGACCACTGGCAGATCTTCTGCCTGCTGCCGATGGCGAAGGTCGAGCCGACGCCCTACCAGCGCGACCTCTCCCCCACCCACGTCAAGCGCCTCCAGGACGTGGTCAAGAAGATCGACCGCTTCGTCGACCCCATCGTCGTCATGTCGCCCAAGCCCGGCCTCTATTGGACGCCCAACGGCAACCACCGCCGCGCCGTCCTCGAGAAGCTCAAGGCGAAGATGGTGCCCGCCATCCTCGTGCCCGAGCACGAGGTCGCTTTCCAGATCCTCGCGCTCAACACCGAGAAGGCTCACAACCTCAAGGAGAAGTCGCTCGAGGTGATCCGCATGTACCGGGGCCTGGCGGTCGACGAGCCGTCGAGCGGCGAGGAAGACTACGTCTTCCAGTTCGAGTCGCCGCACTTCATCACGCTCGGGCTCCTGTACGAGAAGAACAAGCGCTTCGCGGGCGGCGCCTTCGCGCCGATCCTGCGCCGCGTGGACAAGTTCCTCAAGGGGCGCTTCCCGAAGACGCTCGAGGAGCGCGAGGAGCGCGCGGAGCTGGTCCGCGGGGCCGACGAGGCGCTGGCGGACGTGGTCGCCAAGATCAAGAAGCGCGGGATCAACCACCCGTACGTCAAGAACTTCGTCCTTGCGCGGACCACGCCGCTCACGCGCGAGCGCAAGACCCTGCCGTCCTTCGACCAGACCTTCAAGAAGCTCGTCGGCAACATCGAGGCCTTCGATGTCGCCAAGGTCCGGTACGAAGACATCCAGCGCTCGGCGATCATGGGCGCCCCGGCGGCCGGCTGAGAGCAGGCCGCATGGCCGCCCCGACCAAGCTCACGGACACCGAAGTCGCCGCGCGCTTCGCGGCCCTGCCGGGCTGGGCGCTCGCGGCGGGCAAGCTCCACAAGGCTTTCGTGTTCGGTGACTTCGTCGAGGCGTGGGGCTTCATGAGCGCCGTCGCTCTCGTGGCGGAGACGATGGGTCATCACCCCGAGTGGTCGAACGTCTGGAACCGCGTCACCGTGGATCTCACGACCCACGACGCCGGCGGCATCAGCGCGCTCGACTTCGACCTCGCGACGCGGATGGACACGCTGGCGGGCACGCGCGCGTGACCGGGCGCGTCGCCATCGTCACCGGCGGCACGGGAGCCCTCGGCCAGTCCGTGGTGCTCCGCTTCCTCCAGGACGGCGCCTCGGTCGCGGTGCCGTGGCTGGTGCCGGAGGAGTGGGCGAGTCTAGAGCGGCGCGTGGAGAAGGGACAGCTCGGCCGCCTGTACGGCGCCCCGGTGGATATCGTCACCGACCACGGCGCGCTCGCCGCGTTCGTCACCGACGTCCTCGCCCGCCAGAAGGGGCTCGACGTGCTGGTCAACACCGTGGGCGGCTTCGCGGGCGGCGACCTCGCCTCGACGTCGCTCGCTGAGTGGCGCCGCATGATCGACCTCAACCTGACCTCGGCCGTCATCGGCTGCCGCGCCGTACTGCCCGCCATGCGGGCCGCGCGCCGCGGCCGCATCGTCAACGTGTCCTCGCGCGCCGTGGTACCGCCGGCCGGCGGCTTCATCGCCTACACCGTCGGCAAGAGCGCCGTGATCGCGCTCACTCAGGCGCTGGCGCAGGAGGAGCGGCCGCACGGCATCGCGGTCAACGCGGTGCTGCCGAGCACCATGGATACGCCCGCGAATCGCCACGCCATGCCCGACGCCGACCGCTCGGGATGGGTCAGCACGGAGGCGGTTGCCGACGTCATCGCCTACCTCGCCTCTCCGAGCGCGGGCGCGGTCTCCGGCGCCTGCATCCCGGTCTGAGCGCTACGACCAAGGTCGTATGGACGCCGGGTCCCGCCCGCATGCTAGACTGCGCCGCATGATCGGCGCGCGGAAGCTTCTCGGCGTGGTTGCGGCTCTCGCGCTCTTCGTCTCGGGCTGCGCCACAGCCCAAACGGCCGCGCCCGCCGCCGAGTCCGCCGTGCCCGTCGTCCAGATTCTGCCCAACGGTCTCACGCTCGTCATCCAGGACCACCGCGCCGCCGACATCGTCGCCGTCTACCTCTGGGTCGCGACCGGGGTCCGCTACGAGAAGCCCGACGGTCTCGGCTACGCCCACTTTCAGGAGCACATGCTCTTCAAGGGCACGGACAAGTTCGGCCCGGGCTACATCGACCGCACCGTGGAGGGCCAGGGCGGGCGCAGCAACGCGTTCACGTCGTTCGACTACACGACCTTCCAGATCCTGGTGCCGAGCGACGGCACCCGGACCGCCCTCGGGCTCCTCGACGACCTGGCGTTCCGCTCGACCTTCGACCCGAAGGAGATCGACGCGGAGCGCCAGGTCATCTTCGAGGAGGCGCGTATCGAGACGGACAACCCCAAGAGCGCCGTCGTCCGCCAGCTCTACGGCCTGGTCTTCTCCGGCCACCCCTACGGCCGCCCCGTGCTGGGGACGCCCGAGACGATGAACGCGGCGAACCAGGCGAAGCTCAAGGGATTCAACAGCCAGTACTACACTCCCGAAAACATGGTCCTCGTGGTCGTCGGGTCGGTCGGGGCCAGGGCCGTCCGCGCCATGGTGGACGAGACCTTCGGCAAGCGCCCCAAGACCGGCTACCTGCCGCCGCCGGTCCCGCCGCTCGCCCCGATCAAGGGCATGGTGCGGAAGACGGTGGAGCGACCCGAGCAGCAGGGGCACCTGGCGCTCGGCTGGCAGGCGCCCAGCCTCTCCAACCCGGACAGCTTCGCCCTCGACCTGGTCGCGACGATCCTGGGGGGCAGCGAGAGCGCGCGCCTGCAGAAGAACCTCCGCGACGGCGAGCGGATCGTGTCCG is part of the Candidatus Methylomirabilota bacterium genome and harbors:
- a CDS encoding ABC transporter ATP-binding protein, with amino-acid sequence MLTVTGVTKRFGGFTALNQVSFDVREGEILGLIGPNGSGKTTLFNCVSGALPPTAGSIRFRGDEIGGLTPDRICHRGIARTFQIPRPFRKLSILDNVAVAAHYGTNQPNTEAEARQRAREMLELVGLPTDPEAATTLLGAGGLKKLELARALATGPSLLLADESLGGLDPSEMHDAAEMLKRIRRDLGITIVWVEHIMATLMRVVDRIVVLDHGEKIAEGPPLEIAEHPQVIEAYLGEKVVLA
- a CDS encoding ABC transporter ATP-binding protein, which codes for MLELSGITAGYGHFTALWDVSLRVAEGEAVAVVGPNGAGKTTLLRVISGLIAPRSGRIAFEGAELAGHPAHDIVAHGISHVPEGRRLFPGLTVADNLKMGAFLPAARARYRESLERVYTLFPVLAERQKQRAGSMSGGEQQMLAIGRALMSQPKIILLDEPSLGLAPVMVLRVFDLIRRVREEGYTILVVEQNVRQVLKLVDRAYLLEVGRIKMEGRAAELAEQDFVRKAYLGV
- a CDS encoding branched-chain amino acid ABC transporter permease; this translates as MEPIFLVEAAINGILLGGVLALLALGLNLIFGVLDIVWIAYVDLVMLCMYAIYFFNVVYGWPIWAAGLVSLAVGTLLGVGVHLLIISPILTSAPINQLLATGGLLFFLQSVATFLWTTDHKTVRLSLPSYEIAGIFLPATRIIPFAISILAVIALYFFLTRTYIGTAIRAVSQDRDAMSLMGASPQRIYIVTSAVGGLMAGLAGALLIFQYSVHPFFGGQFGPLTFMICVLGGLGNMVGAFIASFIMSEIIAIGGVVISTEMGYVIAFVIFIVMMFVRPGGIMAKRE
- a CDS encoding branched-chain amino acid ABC transporter permease — protein: MSRGRFFAGVVLGVLVVAPFLPMGGVQQYVLHVVIQIFIWSFIGQAWSLMGRFGLVSLGHGAFLGVGAYTTTLLWNFYSLTPWIGALLAVAASVALAVVLGIPCFRFRVIGHYFALVTLAVGEVIRLLIIAERDWTGGSLGASLKTAGTASGLWTLQFADKRVFYYASLAMFLAGLWVWDRVDRSMARSALEAIGEDETAAASVGIHVTRFKLGITVISAALTALGGVLYAQYISYVNPDTLSGIGVSLKIVFAVVLGGMYSLMGPLVGTALTTALSEGLRIAFGLKFLGMADTIYGLLLIIFIIFLPSGIYGSIRDAIRRRSTASKTTAPA
- a CDS encoding chromosome partitioning protein ParB, which gives rise to MTTWAVYPDGDPPKAVAALAEQVEKDGGHALAIYREPVGDHWQIFCLLPMAKVEPTPYQRDLSPTHVKRLQDVVKKIDRFVDPIVVMSPKPGLYWTPNGNHRRAVLEKLKAKMVPAILVPEHEVAFQILALNTEKAHNLKEKSLEVIRMYRGLAVDEPSSGEEDYVFQFESPHFITLGLLYEKNKRFAGGAFAPILRRVDKFLKGRFPKTLEEREERAELVRGADEALADVVAKIKKRGINHPYVKNFVLARTTPLTRERKTLPSFDQTFKKLVGNIEAFDVAKVRYEDIQRSAIMGAPAAG
- a CDS encoding 4a-hydroxytetrahydrobiopterin dehydratase, which codes for MAAPTKLTDTEVAARFAALPGWALAAGKLHKAFVFGDFVEAWGFMSAVALVAETMGHHPEWSNVWNRVTVDLTTHDAGGISALDFDLATRMDTLAGTRA
- a CDS encoding SDR family NAD(P)-dependent oxidoreductase, which produces MTGRVAIVTGGTGALGQSVVLRFLQDGASVAVPWLVPEEWASLERRVEKGQLGRLYGAPVDIVTDHGALAAFVTDVLARQKGLDVLVNTVGGFAGGDLASTSLAEWRRMIDLNLTSAVIGCRAVLPAMRAARRGRIVNVSSRAVVPPAGGFIAYTVGKSAVIALTQALAQEERPHGIAVNAVLPSTMDTPANRHAMPDADRSGWVSTEAVADVIAYLASPSAGAVSGACIPV
- a CDS encoding pitrilysin family protein, yielding MIGARKLLGVVAALALFVSGCATAQTAAPAAESAVPVVQILPNGLTLVIQDHRAADIVAVYLWVATGVRYEKPDGLGYAHFQEHMLFKGTDKFGPGYIDRTVEGQGGRSNAFTSFDYTTFQILVPSDGTRTALGLLDDLAFRSTFDPKEIDAERQVIFEEARIETDNPKSAVVRQLYGLVFSGHPYGRPVLGTPETMNAANQAKLKGFNSQYYTPENMVLVVVGSVGARAVRAMVDETFGKRPKTGYLPPPVPPLAPIKGMVRKTVERPEQQGHLALGWQAPSLSNPDSFALDLVATILGGSESARLQKNLRDGERIVSGINMSNASMQLSGIVYVQTQLEAGDVAKVEQRILDEIARLQKEGPTEEERQLAVTKAESEHAFAYETTDGVASAYGLVQLTGKLDDELRYLERLRGVTREQIRDAARKYLPVTDYARIAFVPGKSK